The Actinomycetota bacterium sequence CCCACGCCCCAAATCACCTTATTGTCGATGGCGCACTCGAGGTATGCCGCTGCCTTGGCGTCACCGCCTGAACTCATGGCGTGCTCTGCGTAATCCAAGACCCGCACCTCGACTCCGTGCGAAGCCAAGGCATCGCAGAAAGCAGCTATTGGACCGTTGCCAATGCCCTTTAGCGGAACTTCGATGCCCTTGTCCGTGATGGTCACATCAACTGTGGTGTCGCCATCAACGGCTGATTCCTGCTTGACCGACTTCAGAGCGAAGCGGCCCCAGGGTGCTGCCGGATCTGGCAGGTACTCAGCTGAGAAGAAGCCCCACATCTCGCCGGGCTGCACTTCGCCGCCCTCAGAATCGGTGACTGTCTGCACGACTTTGGAGAATTCGATCTGCAGGCGACGTGGCAGTTCCAGCTTGTGCTCGGTGCGCATGATGTATGCGACCCCGCCCTTGCCTGACTGTGAGTTCACGCGAATGACCGCCTCGTAAGTGCGACCAACATCCTTCGGATCGATCGGCAGGTACGGGACCTCCCAGCGATGCTCGCCAACAGAGATGCCCAACTCGGCAGCCTCGGCTTCCATAATGCGCAGACCCTTGTTGATGGCGTCTTGATGCGACCCGCTGAAAGCGGTGTACACCAGATCGCCTCCGTAAGGATGGCGCTCGTGCACAGGAATCTGATTGCAGTACTCAACCGTGCGACGGATCTCATCGATATCGCTGAAATTGATCTGCGGATCGATGCCCAGGCTGAACAAGTTCAATCCCAAGGTGACCAGACAGACATTGCCTGTGCGCTCTCCGTTACCGAACAAGCATCCTTCGATGCGATCGGCGCCGGCCATGTAGCCCAACTCAGCGGCCGCAATTGCGGTACCCCGGTCGTTGTGGGGGTGCAGGGACAAGATGATCGAATCGCGCCGCTTCAGATTGCGATGCATCCATTCGATTGAATCCGCATAGAGATTCGGGGTAGTCATTTCCACTGTGGCGGGCAGATTGATGATCACCTTGCGGTCTGGTGTTGGCTCCCAGACATCTGTGACGGCATTGCACACTTCGACTGCGTATTCCAGCTCAGTGCCAGTGAAGGATTCGGGGGAGTACTCGAAGTAGACCTCTGTCTCGTCCTTGATTTGCTCGGCGTATTTCTGCACCAATTGGGCACCGTGAACTGCGATGTCCAGGATGCCTGCCTTGTCCAGACCAAAGACGACGCGACGCTGCAAGGTTGATGTCGAGTTATAGACGTGCACGATCGCCTGCTTGGCGCCACGGATTGATTCGAAGGTTCGCTCAATCAGACTTTCGCGGGACTGTACGAGCACTTGAATCGTCACATCTTCGGGAATCAGTCCCTCTTCGATGAGCTGACGCACGAAGTCGAAGTCGGTTTGCGAGGCTGAAGGAAATCCGACCTCGATCTCCTTGTACCCCATCCCGACGAGCAGGTTGAACATGCGCAATTTGCGCGCCGGTGTCATCGGATCGATGAGCGCTTGATTGCCGTCACGCAGGTCAACGGCACACCAGCGCGGTGCTTTCTCAATGCGGGCATGTGGCCAGACGCGGTCAGGCAGCACCGGGGGAGTGAAAGGGATGTAGCGGTAGAACGGCATACCCGAGGGCTGCTGTGTGTCTTTGGATTGAAATGTCATCGCGGGCTCCTAGCTGATTCGAATGGCCTACCGGCAAACGCGAATCCCGCGACGAGGGGCCGGTTGGTCAGGCCTCGTCGCGGCAGCGAAGGAGCAGCGCGCGGTTCATAGGCTGCAAATTGTAGCAGGGCTAAAGATAGGCAAGGGGCACGCTCACATGAATGGTGCTCAGCGAGCCTGGTCCGGCATCGTATTTTGCAAACTAGACGTCGATGCCGTCCGGTAACGGTGGGCCCATTGCGCTGCGTTTGGTTGAGCGCTTGATCCACGAGGTGCGAGATTTCTCGGTCAGAATCCCGCGGCATCATGAGCTCCCGATTGAGTAGAGTTCTGCCTCATGTCTACGACACTCAATCTCGCTCTGATCCCCGGCGATGGCATTGGCACTGAAGTAGTGGCCGAGGCCGTCAAGGTGCTGCAGGCGGTCGCACCGGCAGCTGGCATCACTGTGCAAACAACCGAGTACGACCTCGGGGCTCGCCGTTACAACACCACTGGAGAACTACTGCCTGATGCAGTCGTAGAAGAGTTGCGCACCTACGACGCGATCCTGCTCGGCGCCATCGGCGACCCTTCAGTCAAGCCAGGCATTCTCGAGCGCGGCGTTCTGCTGCCACTTCGTTTCCTCATGGATCACCACGTCAATCTGCGTCCGGTTCGTCTGTATCCCGGAGTTGTCGGACCGCTTGCCGGCAAGACCACCAAAGACATTGATTTTGTTGTCTGCCGAGAAGGCACCGAAGGCCCATACGTTGGCGCCGGCGGAGTGCTACGCGAAAACACCCCGCATGAGGTGTCAACCGAGGTAAGTCTGAACACCTACTTTGGTGCTGTCCGCATCATTCGAGATGCCTTTGAGCGTGCGACGAAGCGTCGCAACAAGGTGACGCTGGTGCACAAGACGAACGTTCTTGTGTACGCCGGCAATACTTGGATGCGTGCCTTCAATGATGTTGCACTCGACTACCCGGGGGTCGAAACCGACTATTGCCATGTGGATGCTGCGGCAATGTTCTTCCTCACGCAGCCTGAGCGCTTTGACATCGTCGTCACCGATAATCTCTTTGGC is a genomic window containing:
- the leuA gene encoding 2-isopropylmalate synthase, giving the protein MTFQSKDTQQPSGMPFYRYIPFTPPVLPDRVWPHARIEKAPRWCAVDLRDGNQALIDPMTPARKLRMFNLLVGMGYKEIEVGFPSASQTDFDFVRQLIEEGLIPEDVTIQVLVQSRESLIERTFESIRGAKQAIVHVYNSTSTLQRRVVFGLDKAGILDIAVHGAQLVQKYAEQIKDETEVYFEYSPESFTGTELEYAVEVCNAVTDVWEPTPDRKVIINLPATVEMTTPNLYADSIEWMHRNLKRRDSIILSLHPHNDRGTAIAAAELGYMAGADRIEGCLFGNGERTGNVCLVTLGLNLFSLGIDPQINFSDIDEIRRTVEYCNQIPVHERHPYGGDLVYTAFSGSHQDAINKGLRIMEAEAAELGISVGEHRWEVPYLPIDPKDVGRTYEAVIRVNSQSGKGGVAYIMRTEHKLELPRRLQIEFSKVVQTVTDSEGGEVQPGEMWGFFSAEYLPDPAAPWGRFALKSVKQESAVDGDTTVDVTITDKGIEVPLKGIGNGPIAAFCDALASHGVEVRVLDYAEHAMSSGGDAKAAAYLECAIDNKVIWGVG
- a CDS encoding 3-isopropylmalate dehydrogenase encodes the protein MSTTLNLALIPGDGIGTEVVAEAVKVLQAVAPAAGITVQTTEYDLGARRYNTTGELLPDAVVEELRTYDAILLGAIGDPSVKPGILERGVLLPLRFLMDHHVNLRPVRLYPGVVGPLAGKTTKDIDFVVCREGTEGPYVGAGGVLRENTPHEVSTEVSLNTYFGAVRIIRDAFERATKRRNKVTLVHKTNVLVYAGNTWMRAFNDVALDYPGVETDYCHVDAAAMFFLTQPERFDIVVTDNLFGDILTDIGAAIVGGIGLAASGNIDPTRTNPSMFEPVHGSAPDIAGQGKADPTATVLSLSMLLDHVGYAEAAGWVESAVSDDLASRGTSERSTSQIGDALAAGAAAKAG